Part of the Quercus robur chromosome 5, dhQueRobu3.1, whole genome shotgun sequence genome, GATCCTTTCTGGTTGGCCGCACCGTCCACATAGACTTTCCAATGCGAGGTTTCTCGAGTTGAGATTATGCCAAccaattttccatccatgttttccCTCTGTGTTATTGTTTCTACAGAGGGTTCAGCGAATTCTGCGAGTAGATCCgcgaggacttgacccttgACAGAGGACCTAAGCatgtatttaatatcaaaagcccccaaaagtgcactccacatggcgattcTTCCCATGTAATTGGCGCTTCGGAGCACCGACCGAAGGGGAAGTTGGGTTAGAACAATGACCGTGTGTGCCTGAAAGTAATGGGGAAGTTTTCGCGTAACATGCACTATTGCCAGAATTGCTTTCTCCAATGGTAAGTAGCGCACTTcagcctcatgtaatgatttactTACGTAATATACTGGTCGTTGTAttccattatcatcccgtatcagtatCAGGCTTACAGCATGAGGGGCTACTGCTATGTACGCAAACAGGACCTCATCGGCCTCAGGGCTAGACACGATGGGTGGTCGCGACAGGTATTCtttaagttgctggaaggctAGGACACAATCCTCCAaccactcaaaccctttccacttatttattaAGAGGTAGAAGGGTCGACATCGGTCTGcagatcgtgatatgaaccggttcAATGCTGCGATCATGCCAGTGAGTTTCTGCACTTCTTTCGGGTTCCGAGAAGCCTGTAGGCTATTAATCGCTTTGATTTGATCTGGACTTACCTCTATTCCTctgtgggttaccatatagcctaggaatttcccaAACTCGACCCTAAATGAACACTTAGAAGCATTGAGCCGCAACTTATGCTCCCTTAAGATGCCAAAGATGATTTtcaggtctttcacgtgctcggacaccaccttactttttaccaccatatcatctatgtagacttcaataaCCTTGCCTAGCTGCGGTTCgaacattctggtcatcatcctttgataggttgaCCCTGTGTTCTTTAAtccgaaaggcatcaccttatagtgatagTTTCCGATGGGTGTCATGAACGCTGTTTTCTCCTGATCCTCTAATGCCAatggtatctgatgatagccccgaaaggcatccaggaagctcattcgagggtggccTACAGTGGCATCTACCAGTCGGTCTATTCGAGGCAACGAGAACGGGTCTTTCGGGCAtgccttgtttaagtccgtgaagtccacacagactcaccacttccccgtcttctttCTTACCACCATCGTATTTGCCAGCCATTTAGGGTGaaagacttctttgatagcccctgcctttTTCAGCTTCATCACTTCGTCTTTAACGGCACTGGCATGCCCTTTCGAAGGGTGccggggtggctgcttctttgGAATAGAAGATGGGTTAACGTTTAAGTAGTGACAAATGAGACTAGGGTCAACCCTCGGGGCATCGTAAGCGTCCCATGCAAATACATCAACATTTTTCCTCAAAAACCcgaccagttcctctttttcttgaggagGTAACTCTAAACCAACCTGGAAAAATCTTTCTAGGTTATTGTCAACGGTAAACCTTTccaaactttcacaccttatctcctcggctagtTCGTTGACTTGCGTTGCCGAGGTGGTTAATTGTTATAAGTTCTCAGAAGCTGAGAACTCGGCTT contains:
- the LOC126728405 gene encoding uncharacterized protein LOC126728405 produces the protein MVTHRGIEVSPDQIKAINSLQASRNPKEVQKLTGMIAALNRFISRSADRCRPFYLLINKWKGFEWLEDCVLAFQQLKEYLSRPPIVSSPEADEVLFAYIAVAPHAVSLILIRDDNGIQRPVYYVSKSLHEAEVRYLPLEKAILAIVHVTRKLPHYFQAHTVIVLTQLPLRSVLRSANYMGRIAMWSALLGAFDIKYMLRSSVKGQVLADLLAEFAEPSVETITQRENMDGKLVGIISTRETSHWKVYVDGAANQKGSGIGLVLISPEGITIEKSLRFGFSVTNNEAEYEALLQGMMMVQKMGGKAIKAFSDSRLVIGQVMGELEARDTRMQEYLDRVKRLQSDFESFNLTHVSRSGNTHADSLATLATSSTQDLPRMILVEDLCKTSSVERDTIRIHQIKRNPSWMDPIMNFLKDDTLPEGKLEAEKIRRSAPRFWLSEDHKLYRRSNSGPYLLCIHPEESVSLLEELHEGIYGSHTGGRSLAHRPLTQGY